The following DNA comes from bacterium.
TGGACTAAATTCTGGACAGCACGATTCTCGCTATAAGCAATCTCTAATGAATCGGGACTCAGACTTCGTATTGTGCCTTTTAATGCCTTTGCCGGGTCAGTAGTTCCAACAAT
Coding sequences within:
- a CDS encoding nucleoside-diphosphate kinase, coding for MVGTTDPAKALKGTIRSLSPDSLEIAYSENRAVQNLVHRAENSISAQREMAIFFP